Proteins encoded together in one Impatiens glandulifera chromosome 1, dImpGla2.1, whole genome shotgun sequence window:
- the LOC124921968 gene encoding mitochondrial pyruvate carrier 4-like isoform X1, translating to MATSKFQAMWNHPAGPQTIHFWAPTFKWAISIANIADFSKPPDKVSYPQQIVVSTNGFIWSRMAEAANYNQCIVSIAMAATGLYQLGRKVKHDYF from the exons ATGGCGACTTCGAAGTTTCAAGCTATGTGGAACCATCCAGCAGGTCCCCAAACCA TTCATTTTTGGGCACCTACTTTTAAATGGGCAATAAGTATTGCCAATATTGCAGATTTCTCTAAACCACCAGACAAAGTTTCTTATCCTCAGCAGATTG TTGTCTCGACCAACGGATTTATCTGGTCACGCATGGCTGAGGCG GCAAATTATAACCAATGTATTGTGAGTATTGCAATGGCAGCAACAGGATTGTATCAGCTAGGGCGAAAAGTGAA GCATGATTATTTCTGA
- the LOC124921968 gene encoding mitochondrial pyruvate carrier 4-like isoform X2: protein MATSKFQAMWNHPAGPQTNFSKPPDKVSYPQQIVVSTNGFIWSRMAEAANYNQCIVSIAMAATGLYQLGRKVKHDYF from the exons ATGGCGACTTCGAAGTTTCAAGCTATGTGGAACCATCCAGCAGGTCCCCAAACCA ATTTCTCTAAACCACCAGACAAAGTTTCTTATCCTCAGCAGATTG TTGTCTCGACCAACGGATTTATCTGGTCACGCATGGCTGAGGCG GCAAATTATAACCAATGTATTGTGAGTATTGCAATGGCAGCAACAGGATTGTATCAGCTAGGGCGAAAAGTGAA GCATGATTATTTCTGA